From the genome of Papaver somniferum cultivar HN1 chromosome 2, ASM357369v1, whole genome shotgun sequence, one region includes:
- the LOC113347153 gene encoding protein RDM1-like: MPWDGNEVIVSSDSSDGWESDTDVKEVSSDVKPAVIPAAVIELDKELTPQDIISRRAEMYQEYMKQIPVPSLHGSAVPFNTWQELARSLKSLYKQPLHYLTNICLKQWDKARIGTNNEYLPLDGVIHPRKAEATIWLMEEVHRLASSHHHLANLWLLDPMHQAFVDPVFKQI; the protein is encoded by the exons ATGCCTTGGGATGGTAATGAAGTGATTGTATCATCCGATTCTTCGGATGGTTGGGAGTCGGATACAGATGTTAAAGAAGTATCCAGTGATGTGAAACCAGCCGTCATACCTGCAGCAGTTATTGAGCTAGACAAAGAACTTACTCCTCAAG ATATAATTAGCAGAAGAGCAGAAATGTATCAAGAATACATGAAGCAAATTCCTGTTCCTTCTCTACATGGGTCTGCAGTTCCATTCAACACGTGGCAGGAACTAGCCAGATCACTCAAGTCGTTATACAAGCAACCCTTGCATTATCTGACTAATATCTGCTTAAAACAGTGGGATAAAGCGAGGATTGGCACTAACAATGAGTACCTACCTCTTGATGGAGTCATTCACCCTCGTAAAGCCGAAGCAACTATCTGGCTTATGGAAGAAGTCCACAGACTTGCTTCATCTCATCATCATCTAGCTAACCTCTGGCTTTTAGACCCCATGCACCAGGCTTTTGTTGATCCTGTTTTCAAACAAATTTGA
- the LOC113347152 gene encoding homocysteine S-methyltransferase 2-like isoform X2, which translates to MHHTKGNGNFASFSMEDFLKKSKGYAVIDGGLATELERHGADLHDPLWSGKCLISSPHLIRTVHLDYLEAGADILITASYQATIQGFMAKGLSEKESEALLAKSVSIACEARDMYYERASEGSCIEDGRVLNKRKILVAASVGSYGAYLADGSEYDGNYGDSVTLATLKEFHRRRVQVLAEAGADLIAFETIPNKIEAQAFAELLDEDDIKIPAWFAFNSKDGVNVVSGDSLVECTLVANSCKKVVAVGINCTPPRFISALILSMKKVTSKPLLIYPNSGETYDADRKEWESTGVSNEDFVSYVNVWREAGASLIGGCCRTTPDTIRAIHKVLSAGSSTAVPSKD; encoded by the exons ATGCATCATACTAAAGGGAATGGAAACTTTGCATCATTTTCGATGGAAGATTTCCTTAAAAAATCCAAGGGTTACGCTGTGATAGATGGTGGATTAGCAACAGAGCTTGAGAGACATGGGGCTGACTTGCATGATCCTCTCTGGAGTGGAAAATGCCTCATCAGTTCTCCTCATCTTATCCGAACT GTACATCTTGATTATCTTGAAGCAGGTGCGGATATTCTGATCACAGCATCTTATCAG GCTACAATTCAGGGTTTTATGGCTAAAGGTTTATCTGAAAAAGAAAGTGAAGCACTGCTTGCAAAAAGTGTCTCAATTGCATGTGAGGCGCGGGATATGTATTATGAGAGGGCTTCAGAAGGTTCTTGCATTGAGGATGGAAGGGTTCTAAATAAGCGAAAAATCTTGGTTGCAGCCTCTGTTGGAAGCTACGGAGCTTATTTAGCTGATGGGTCTGAGTATGA CGGTAACTATGGTGATTCTGTGACACTTGCAACTTTGAAAGAATTTCATCGGAGACGGGTTCAGGTACTAGCAGAAGCTGGTGCCGACTTGATAGCATTCGAGACTATTCCAAATAAGATAGAAGCTCAG GCTTTTGCTGAGCTTCTTGATGAAGATGACATAAAGATTCCAGCTTGGTTTGCTTTCAATTCCAAGGATGGGGTGAATGTAGTTAGTGGAGATTCTTTGGTTGAGTGTACCTTGGTTGCTAATTCATGTAAGAAGGTTGTTGCTGTTGGAATCAATTGTACCCCTCCTAGATTTATAAGTGCACTCATTTTATCCATGAAAAAG GTAACAtcaaaaccattacttatatatCCGAATAGTGGAGAGACGTATGATGCTGATCGGAAGGAATGG GAGTCCACAGGGGTTTCAAATGAAGACTTTGTCTCTTACGTGAATGTATGGCGTGAAGCTGGAGCTTCACTTATAGGTGGCTGTTGCCGAACAACTCCAGATACTATCAGAGCTATCCACAAGGTCCTTTCGGCTGGATCTTCTACTGCAGTACCATCTAAGGATTAG
- the LOC113347152 gene encoding homocysteine S-methyltransferase 2-like isoform X1: MHHTKGNGNFASFSMEDFLKKSKGYAVIDGGLATELERHGADLHDPLWSGKCLISSPHLIRTVHLDYLEAGADILITASYQATIQGFMAKGLSEKESEALLAKSVSIACEARDMYYERASEGSCIEDGRVLNKRKILVAASVGSYGAYLADGSEYDGNYGDSVTLATLKEFHRRRVQVLAEAGADLIAFETIPNKIEAQAFAELLDEDDIKIPAWFAFNSKDGVNVVSGDSLVECTLVANSCKKVVAVGINCTPPRFISALILSMKKVTSKPLLIYPNSGETYDADRKEWVESTGVSNEDFVSYVNVWREAGASLIGGCCRTTPDTIRAIHKVLSAGSSTAVPSKD; encoded by the exons ATGCATCATACTAAAGGGAATGGAAACTTTGCATCATTTTCGATGGAAGATTTCCTTAAAAAATCCAAGGGTTACGCTGTGATAGATGGTGGATTAGCAACAGAGCTTGAGAGACATGGGGCTGACTTGCATGATCCTCTCTGGAGTGGAAAATGCCTCATCAGTTCTCCTCATCTTATCCGAACT GTACATCTTGATTATCTTGAAGCAGGTGCGGATATTCTGATCACAGCATCTTATCAG GCTACAATTCAGGGTTTTATGGCTAAAGGTTTATCTGAAAAAGAAAGTGAAGCACTGCTTGCAAAAAGTGTCTCAATTGCATGTGAGGCGCGGGATATGTATTATGAGAGGGCTTCAGAAGGTTCTTGCATTGAGGATGGAAGGGTTCTAAATAAGCGAAAAATCTTGGTTGCAGCCTCTGTTGGAAGCTACGGAGCTTATTTAGCTGATGGGTCTGAGTATGA CGGTAACTATGGTGATTCTGTGACACTTGCAACTTTGAAAGAATTTCATCGGAGACGGGTTCAGGTACTAGCAGAAGCTGGTGCCGACTTGATAGCATTCGAGACTATTCCAAATAAGATAGAAGCTCAG GCTTTTGCTGAGCTTCTTGATGAAGATGACATAAAGATTCCAGCTTGGTTTGCTTTCAATTCCAAGGATGGGGTGAATGTAGTTAGTGGAGATTCTTTGGTTGAGTGTACCTTGGTTGCTAATTCATGTAAGAAGGTTGTTGCTGTTGGAATCAATTGTACCCCTCCTAGATTTATAAGTGCACTCATTTTATCCATGAAAAAG GTAACAtcaaaaccattacttatatatCCGAATAGTGGAGAGACGTATGATGCTGATCGGAAGGAATGGGTA GAGTCCACAGGGGTTTCAAATGAAGACTTTGTCTCTTACGTGAATGTATGGCGTGAAGCTGGAGCTTCACTTATAGGTGGCTGTTGCCGAACAACTCCAGATACTATCAGAGCTATCCACAAGGTCCTTTCGGCTGGATCTTCTACTGCAGTACCATCTAAGGATTAG
- the LOC113350745 gene encoding transcription factor SRM1-like has product MEGASTWIREQDKLFETGLVIYPEGTPDRFARISERVPGKSVSEVHRHYQLLVRDMLEIEAGHVELPNYLDDYDIASSYGDQFVLSSTNQIGTTTSKAKERKIGIPWTEQEHRDFVLGLKERGRGDWRGISRDFVKSRTPGQVASHAQKYFVHINTKPNKKVRKRSSIHDTPL; this is encoded by the exons ATGGAAGGTGCATCAACATGGATTCGCGAGCAAGACAAGTTATTTGAAACTGGATTAGTAATATATCCAGAAGGAACACCAGATAGATTTGCTAGAATTTCTGAAAGAGTTCCTGGTAAGAGTGTATCGGAAGTTCATCGACATTATCAACTTTTGGTTCGTGACATGTTGGAAATCGAAGCCGGTCATGTTGAGTTACCAAACTATCTCGATGATTATGACATTGCTTCATCCTACGGGGATCAGTTTGTTTTGTCGTCAACGAATCAGATTGGAACAACGACTTCAAAAGCAAAGGAGAGAAAAATAGGGATTCCCTGGACAGAACAAGAACACAG GGATTTTGTGCTGGGACTTAAGGAACGGGGTCGAGGCGACTGGAGGGGTATATCGAGAGATTTTGTGAAGTCCAGAACTCCAGGTCAAGTGGCTAGCCATGCTCAAAAGTATTTTGTACATATAAATACTAAACCGAATAAGAAAGTGAGAAAAAGATCAAGCATCCACGACACTCCTTTGTAG
- the LOC113347155 gene encoding serine/threonine-protein kinase STY13-like gives MDPITTPAKADKKVEKFDVRKVKGVGSMSNKDMIVRADKIDLKSLDIELEKRLSRVWSRDKDLNKPKEEWEIDLSKLEIKSVIAHGTYGTVYKGGYDGRDVAVKLLDWGEDGVATTAETAALRTSFRQEVAVWHKLDHPNVTKFIGASMGTSNLKIPPGNSDGRSALPARACCVVVEYLQGTLKSYLFRNRRKKLPYKTVIQLALDLARGLSYLHSQKIVHRDVKTENMLLDSKLTVKIADFGVARVEAQNPSDMTGETGTLGYMAPEVLDGKPYNRRCDVYSFGICLWEVYCCAMPYPDLSFAEVSSAVVQQHLRPEMPRCCPSPLANIMRKCWDANPEKRPEMSEVVTLLEALDTSKGGGMIPEDQKSGCFCFGVARGP, from the exons ATGGATCCAATAACAACTCCAGCTAAAGCTGATAAGAAAGTTGAGAAATTTGATGTGAGAAAAGTGAAGGGTGTGGGAAGTATGAGCAACAAAGATATGATTGTTAGAGCTGATAAGATTGATTTAAAGAGTTTGGATATCGAATTGGAGAAGCGTCTAAGTAGGGTTTGGTCTAGGGATAAAGACCTTAATAAACCAAAGGAAGAATGGGAGATTGATTTGTCAAAATTGGAGATAAAGAGTGTTATAGCTCATGGAACTTACGGTACTGTGTATAAAGGTGGTTACGATGGCCGAGATGTTGCAG TGAAGCTTTTGGATTGGGGTGAGGATGGTGTTGCCACAACTGCTGAAACTGCTGCGCTTCGGACATCATTTAGGCAAGAGGTTGCTGTCTGGCATAAGCTTGACCATCCTAACGTTACTAAG TTTATTGGGGCTTCAATGGGAACTTCCAATCTTAAGATTCCTCCTGGGAACTCCGACGGTCGCAGTGCCCTTCCTGCAAGAGCATGTTGTGTTGTTGTGGAGTATCTTCAAGGAACACTGAAGAGTTATTTGTTTAGAAATCGACGCAAGAAACTTCCATATAAGACTGTGATACAACTTGCATTGGACCTTGCTAGAGG GTTGAGTTATTTGCATTCTCAGAAGATTGTACATCGTGATGTCAAGACGGAAAACATGTTATTGGATAGTAAATTAACCGTGAAAATTGCTGATTTTGGTGTTGCTCGTGTGGAAGCTCAAAACCCAAGTGATATGACTGGTGAAACCGGTACCCTCGGGTACATGGCCCCTGAG GTTCTTGATGGTAAGCCCTACAATAGAAGGTGTGACGTATACAGCTTTGGTATATGCTTATGGGAAGTCTACTGCTGTGCTATGCCATATCCTGATCTTAGCTTTGCTGAAGTCTCATCTGCAGTTGTTCAACAG CATTTGCGACCAGAAATGCCGAGATGTTGTCCGAGCCCATTAGCAAACATCATGCGGAAGTGTTGGGATGCAAACCCTGAAAAACGACCAGAAATGAGTGAGGTGGTAACGTTGTTAGAGGCTCTTGATACCAGTAAAGGAGGAGGCATGATACCAGAAGACCAGAAAAGTGGATGCTTTTGTTTCGGCGTTGCTCGGGGTCCatga